The genome window CAAAATTCAATCAGATATAATTGCAGCAATTATAGGTATGATTGGTGTTTTGTCGTCATTGCGGCCATATGTCATTTGTTCTTACTCAAGAAATGGTTTCGTCCTAACACAAGTATTGATTTAAAGGATGAAACTGGTAAGTATATAATATTTTCATTTTATTAATATTAGACTGGGAAAAATATATTACAAGAAGGTTTTCTAATTTATTTACAATTTCTATATTTGGATATAGATGGAAATGAAATTATAAATGAGGAATCTTTACAAATCGAATTGGGAAAAATTGAGGAAGCCACAAACAGTTTCTCAATAAAGAATAAAGTAGGTGAAGGTGGGTTTGGTGTAGTATACAAGGTAGGAAATTGTGTATacacttaattttttttttttttttgagtaaaagATTTTAAATCTACCAATCGATTATATTAATCAATGGCATACACTTGACAGGGAATTCTTGCTTATGGGCAACAAATTGCTGTGAAGAGGTTATCCAAAGGGTCCAAACAAGGCTCATTGGAGTTCAAGAATGAGGTTGTATTACTAGCCAAACTTCAACACAGAAATCTCGTCAGACTTTTGGGATTTTGCCTTCATGCTGAGGAGAAGATCCTGATTTATGAATATGTTGCCAACCATAGTCTTGACTTCTTTCTATTTGGTTAGCCACGAAACTATATAAATTAGTACATAACATTTCTGAATTTTTTGCAGAAATAGGTGATTTGAGCTGCAAAAGAGTGCTTCTAGGTGGGCAACAATTTTCTTTTCAAATCTAGGTAAGTAGCATAATGAAACAGCGACCTTCAAGTAAGTTTCTGTCCAAAAGCTGCAACCTTCATGAAGATCGCTGTTTGAAACAGCTATGTTCCTGAAGATCGCTGTTTCAAACAGCTACCTTAATAAAGTCGCTGAATGGTACTGCCATGTTAAAGAAGATCGCTGAATGAAAGAGCAATCTTAAAGAAGATCGCTGAATGAAAGTGCAATCTTAAAGAAGATCGCTGAATGAATGTGCAATATTAAAGAAGATCGGTTCCTGATCCACCCACGCGATAAACGATCTCAACGCTTTAATGTTATAGCGTTTAATATCAACTCCATCTATTTTCACAGATCCCACTACAGGATCATAAAATCTCTGAATCATTCCAATAATCGTTGACTTTCCAGATCCACTTATTCCAACAAGTGCTGCAACTTCTCCAGCTTCAATCTTCAAACTCAAACCTTTAAGAACCATCTTTTTAGGCCTTGTTAAGTAGACAAATTCCACCTGTTTTAGTTCTATCTGCCCATAAATCCTTTTTGGGTTGATTATATGGTTTAACGGGCCGGTTTCCATCTTTCCTTCTCTTTGTAGAACCggaaaaaaacgattttaaagcACGTGTTCCCACAGAGATATCTCCAGTCATGCTTCCCGCTTCAGCAATTAGTATCCCTGCTGTTACGACAACATAAAATGTCTGAAACAAATGCTTGTAACTGATATCACCATTGTACAAAAGCTTCCCGCCATACCAGTATAGCACAGCCATATTTATATTTGTTAGAAATTGTCGAGTGAATAACGCCATTCCTGCATATAACGGTTGCTTTTTGCTCTCTTTCTTCGGGCCTGTTTTTGTATCTTCGTATAATCTCATAACCTTATTTTGAGAATAGTACGCGGTAATCGTTCGGTGATTACTAACCGCTTCACTGGCTTTTTAATACATTGCAGATTCATTCAGCGATCTTCTTTAAGATTGCAGATTCATTCAGCGATCTCTTATAAGATTGCTCTTTCATTCAGCGATATTCAGGAACATAGCTGTTTGAAACAGCGACTTTATTAAGGTAGCTGTTTGAAACAGCGATCTTCAGGAACATAGCTGTTTCAAACAGCGATCTTCAGGAATGTTGCAGCTTTTGCAGCTTTTGGACAGAAACTTAGTTGAAGGTCGTTGTTTCATTATGCTACTTACCTAGATTTGAAAAGAAAATTGTTGGCCACCTAGAAGCACTCTTTTGCAGCTCAAATCACCTATTTCTGCAAAAAATTCAACATTTCACAAGCAGTGGCGGATTCAGGAACTTCTTTCAGTTGGTTCGTTTTAGtagattctcactattttttttcaaACCGAGTGGGTTCATGTGAACCCACAAAATAAGGCTGGATCCGCCACTGTTTACAAGTCTATCTTTGTTGAAGATATTTATCCATGTTTTGTCAAATATCGAGTGGCTCACTCTATCCACTCATTTATTCTTCAAGTTTGGAATACTTTAAATATCTTTATACAAATCTCTTTCTTTGGAATTCACGTTGTTTAATGTCTAGGTCAAGCAAATAATGTGAAATTGGATTGGCCAACACATTATAGAATAATTGGAGGAATTGCTAGAGGGATGTTGTACCTACATGAAGATTCTAGATTGAGAATTATTCATCGAGATCTCAAAACTAGCAACATATTGTTAGATGAAGAATTGAATCCAAAAATTTCAGATTTTGGCATTGCAAGGATTGTTTGCGGAAGTCAAAATCAGGCATTGACAAATAGAATTGTTGGAACGTTGTAAGTTGCCTAACCTTATGATACAACCAGGCCCCTACCAAGAATCCTAGAAAATCTAGGGCCcccaaaatatattttttttagaaaaaaaatatttagaaTAGCTTAAACAATATAAAAAACATTAagagttcatatatatatatatatatatatatatatatataaaccttaAAACATTATTTATGTTTTCTTTTACTCAGGGGCGGTTCTTAGAAGGGTTGTGGCAGGGCTACGACCCGGGCAAGTTTTTCTGCTGTAGTGCTAAATTTCCGtatttcgatcgaaattttttatatacactatgtttggcccgggcttgCCGGGACTTTTTTTGATGCCCGTGTATTTCGGCCCTGgcacgttcaacgggcaagatccgccactacTTTTACTTTCGGATCCCCGGGGAAGGTCATGGATACAACTATTTAATATTCTATTATTTAATATTCTATTATTTAATATTCTATGATAAACTTAGTTAATTTCTGCAGTGTTTGTAATTTTTTACCACATTTGAATATTGTGTTATATATCAATGAGTATTCTTAAGGTTACAACTGAGAATAAATATAAAGAAATATAGTTAAATACAATTTTCTACTAACAAAAGAAATagggtgtgcctattggcacactaaagtgcctattggcacaccaaacccaagcaaaattagggtttatctacgtggtcaatacgcagcgtatagggttaaccctctatgctgcgtattgacctatacgctgcgtatataaaccatggatctcagtgcctaataaccaatcattgcatagaaaacaaggtttatatacgctgcgtataagTCTCtaagcagcgtatataaaccatctgAAATtttggggtcattttggtaggtttgaagcatcagtttttcacaaagtttatatacgctgcgtagagaCCTATATGCAGcatatataaaggtctgaaaatgtcctTTATACCCTTGTGATGAGGCTATACGAAGCTAAACACAAGGGTAGTGTGTCATTTtcgtctcatacgctgcgtagggatctatacgcagcgtatataaagctcaattttttgtatttttttgtgtatttctttgtttatttataaaaaaaagaaacttatttataaaaaacaatattattggtaatacaaatataaattataaatattaaaaataatacaaatattatgaattataaaaattaaaaataatacaaatattatgaattataaaaattaaaaataatacaaacttTATgaactataaaaataaaaaataatacaaatattatgaattacaaGACCTATAGAGAACTTATACGAGACTTACACTATActctatacgatacgatacgatataacacccgtataggcctataggcgtGGTTTAGGTcgcgtattgacctcgtataagcctataagtgtgatatcgtatcgtataggtgtggtttaggtctcgtattgacctcgtactggcctataggtgtggtttaggtcccgtataggcctatacggaaCCTGAACCACACCTATAGGTCTATACGGGACCTAAAACACACccataggcctatacgggacatatatacacctatagacctatacgagtgttatatcgtatcgtatagtagcgtatcgtgttgcatcgtatcgtatagtgtatagtataagtctcgtataggttccatgtaggtcttgtatacgcctataggcctacacgggacctaaaccacacctatcgGCCTATACGAgacatatatacacctatagacctatacgggtgttatatcgtatcgcatagtagcgtatcgtgttgcaccatatcgtatagtgtatagtataagtctcgtatacgTTCCATGTAGGtattgtatatgcctataggcctagACGGGACGTAAACCACatctataggcctatacgggacatatatacacctatagacctatacgggtgttatatcgtatcgtatagtagtGTATCATGTTGCAtcatatcgtatagtgtatagtataagtctcgtatacgttccatgtaggtcttgtatatgcctataggcctacacgggacctaaaccacatctataggcctatacaggacatatatacacctatagacctTTACGGTTGTTATATTGTTGGTCCCCTTTGACGGCCCTGTTAGAACGGTGCAACTTTCTTCAGTCGTTGTGACGGGTGTTTGTGAAGTATATAAATATTCAAAAGAGTAAAAAATATAGACAGTGAGAGCGATATATCTTCAATAATTAATTCTTATTAATCAAAGAAGAAGGGGTCGATCCGAGAATAAACTCGAATCTAAATGTCACCCCCTGTCCAAATCAGGGGGTAAACTCTCATGAAAACTCTATATGAAATATTACAATAAAAAGGCACACATAATTCCTACCAAGGAATTATGTATTTATAGAGATTTCTATGATTCTATCTCAAATGTGATTGGTTGTTGGTATGTGTGCCCATCCACTTGCATGTGCCTTATCTTTTATTCACCAACGTGTCTTTCTTTCTGTTGAAACCTTCCATTTGAGATATATATTTTCTAATGAAAAAGCTAGAGATTCCTTTTTAGGAAAAAGGAATCTTTTTCCTTTTCTGATGAATGCTTACCAAAAAGAAAgattctttattttttttctttctgatGATGGCTTTTTCTAAAAGAAAATTCCTTTTTCTTTTTGTTATGGTAGCATTTCATAGAAAATATATTATGTGTTAATAAGGTATATTATCTTACAATTCTTTGACTTTTTATCTTGTAAACACCATAATGTTTCGCTAATACTTTGAAGTCTTGTAATCTTTGCCGAGATCTTTAATCAAAGAATTTAGAAGCTTCATAATTTTTTCTTTCTCGGTCTTCATATTTAGAGCTTCTAGGACGGTTCGTCGGTCGGTTCATGTTGACGAAATTATTTCTAAGtacttaaactatttttaacaacaaatacaaTAAAGTTGCCTAACAGTCACCCcctatttgttgttaaaaatacaAACAATGCACTTATACTTAGAAAAAACAAATAAACTTTCTGAAGAAGTATCTTTCTTTTCCTCTTAGCACGTTATCATGTAGGCAACTTTTTAGTGATATTCGTTGACTGTATCTTCATTGGCTTGAAAGTTTATTTGGCAAACGTCCGACTTTTTATGGATGATCATCTGATTATATTTCTTTTGTTGTTATAATTCTTCACCTCGATTTATACTTTCACCTAAATGTAAGCAATATATCTTGTATCACTAGGATATAAGTATCTTCTATCCAATATAGGATAAGTGTTTAGGCTGTCGATTGATGAGGCTTCAAAAAATAACGAATAATGCAAGCCAAAAATAATGATCTTGAACCGtcgatttttttttctttttttttcggatcagaaaatctgatgaatctgatgaaatttctgataaaaccgaaaaaaacgtttttttttaacAGAATTTCTGATATTTTCTGATCAATCTGATCACATTTCTGATAAAATAATCAGATAATAAAATCtgataaaagttttttttaacaGAATTTCTGATATTTTCTGATTAATCTGATCACATTTCTGATAAAataatcagaaaatctgataaaagtttttttttcttttttttttaacagaatTTCTGATGGAATCTGATCAATCTGATGACATTTCTGATAAAATAATcagaaaatctgaaaaaaaaaagtttttttttaatagaAAATCTGACGAACGCATCAGAAACAGAAAATCTGGCGAACGCATCAgaaaattcgattttttttttttaagatgagagggaatAAGTAAGGAAAAGAGATATTATTTACACATATTTTTCCGGTAGAAGCCTAAGTACATGTTCTTTTCTTCAAGGAATATTTTGTGAAAactttttaaaagataataaatatgatgttggtgcacttgtgtctgtactttgtctgtattcggtctgtatataaacgatgttctaagtctgtaagttgaccaagtcaaccatcctccggtttgacttggtcaaacagttagaaagtagttgtctgtctcgaaggatagctcctcgaaggatactgttgatccttcgaggttctcgaaagatatgcttcgattgttagacctcgaaggatcatccttcgaggtgattgctgatcattcgaacatattgtcatcgatagatgatccttcggactatctatcggatccttcggacatgacctgctgtgtttgggtatatatacccatgcattgTGTTGAGTTCAGTAGTGAGACAGATAGACAGATAGAACacacacatccgagagatagctttgagagcattctgtccgaaactcacacacacactttgagagtttacaagttaggtttgtaaacattgtgcttgtaaccgaaaccttcatttgcattaatacaagttgtgttaatcggtgaacccgtgtgtgttgtgtttatacttgcttaatcccggtttgcttgctagcttggattccgcactcgctagtgggttagtataacaaggtttgaggttcgtcatcctccgacaaaaagggacctacaagtggtatcagagcttggctctttaccttgtttaaaaccgggttattcaagttcttggtgtgtgtttgaacacttggtttaacacccgtttttggttggtttttctacacttttaaactggaaaacgtgttttaaacttaccgggagtgttcataagtgggttgggtaacttaaaacttgtttttgagtgtgttggtaatttccggccatatctccggtCAATATTCCGGTGACCGGTTCTGGATAAGGTTATCTATTTTGGGTAAAgttttcaaagttggtgggaaagtacATCTGACcatatcctttctgccgaaagttgacttaccaacccatcaccttttcaccaacctatcacatcaacgtcagttgtgtcagagggtctcgaaagatatctttcgacatcgaaagaccatctttcgatcaaggaaggctcgaaagatcatcatccttcgacccatccttcgaagtctgaaacatatctttcgaccaaaggaatcttttcgaaagacagttatacgaaagataaggatttatctcgaaagataaggatctttcaagtgtgaatctttcgaagccattgctcgaaagtcaacagtgatctttcgaacactgttgatcattcgaacaattGTGATCTTTCGAATATCTTTCGAGTCtggtctgtttattgttaacagGTTTCTGTTTTACAGATCGTTCGAACTAGTGGATCTTTCGAatcaggatccttcggctgtgtgtgatctttcgggtggCTATTATCTTCCGAGACATTGATATAGTATTCATTTTTCTGATCAAAAATGAATCCAGCATGGGGTAATCCGTCAACTGCAGAGAGCAGTACGTTTTCTGCAAGATCCAGTGTGCCATGCAATTCTGATATGTATTTTGGAACTTCCAGTACTTCGTTTGCAAGACCCGTTCCACACGCTCCATTAAAAACGGAGTACGTCACAatcacagattgttttggcaatccaaaacaagttcctgtaaagccagctcccaccacagacatgtatggaaatccattacccccagttgcCGTGCAACATCATTATTCTACTGTAGAATCGTCATTTCTTAATCCcaagaacagtagtcagacaaaaacggcgttgtatgctgaaattgtcaaagatgtcaGCAAGGGTGGATCCTCGGGGAATAATAACAGTTCTGAACATGttagaagttcagatgaagatgtttcaacttcagttgagggtgatacaacttcaagttcaagtgaggatggatctgaatgtgaatcatcaagggagattgttgattctgatgcagaaaggccaacacctgagagtaattccagtcaggtatgtgttgATGAACCAACTCCTgtagattgtgataattgtgctagattaaaggcaaacatgtctgagttgcaaggcaaacatgatgctttacaagctagtttgtttgacttgcaagacaaacatgtttcattgaatgccaagtggtgtgaattgcaaagcaaacacgaagctttgcaagagaaatatgatgtgacatttatccacaaccagaagttgaccgtggatctttcaaaatgcacagaagccaatatgttttatgaaaaccatgaaaaagaatttaagtcaatgattgagacgttaaagaaagataaaactgaattgactaaaatggtttccagaaaacaaacggaaattaatttgtatatctcacgtcttgagacaatgcaaaaagaaatggtctgtgtaaaaacggaaagtgaggcaatccaactcaagctagatagctatttgagttctagctatgtgttggatcacatcattgacgttcagaaagaaaaacgggatgtcacatgcataggatataagaaatgtccaccacctgtgagacacaattatgatgccatgcctgatgaggaggatagagtgttcttcgaaccatctgttcctcttgatgtgaaggagtttgcagcaggactcggataccagaaagaagtatcctcagattcaaatgtgtcagcagatacatctgtaactgctgaacagaaacaggatcctccagttgaggttgaggatgctgattcttctgatgatgaatctgatgatgctgttccagcaaagtctgatgcggaaatcagagatggggacatacctctcgagaattacattctatgtgatcctcctgcaaaacccgctaagactgttgcaatcgagtcctcgtctgcaaaagagtcggagggtgtgaacttgctgtacactctcgttggtgatgataaaatctactctaacaaagattttcctattaaaaatgttaatcaatctttaataagtaaagtctttgaagattcgacaagtaagtttttgggaaagacaggaccacgtgttacagttacacagtgtcctcctattccaaaggccgaaattcggaaacaatttggaaataagaaattaccaacagagaaGAGGCAGCCAAATCATATCGAACCTAAAGGAAAGGCACCGACTCAGGGTCAGaagaaacagacccaaaagaaaaacaagaatgtgaactttgtgaaatctaagggaacagacaaaattgaaacttatgagaacaaatctaacttagattttgttaaacaagcaacagttttgaaaagaaatgatccaaactgttcaaaacctagtacctcgggatcacaaagttcatcatcatcggtaAGACGAACGCATGATGCTTCGgggattgttgaacgaagatattgttttgaatgtggtacactTGGACacataattcgaaattgtccatatcttcataagttgaaagcaaagatTGATGATCTccgtgaacaaaatcatgccgcccaagagaagAGAATAGAAAAGACAAACAGGGCGAAAATCGGAAGATAAACCTtgtgaaatcaagagggactgataaaattgatactttcaaaaacaaatccaaaaaggattctgttaaacaaagtaaaattttgaaaagaaacagtcaaaacaactatacacaacaaacaaacggttgtgatgtaggaccaagtacctctaGATCACGAAGTTCGTCATCCAGCtattatgatactccgaggtt of Helianthus annuus cultivar XRQ/B chromosome 1, HanXRQr2.0-SUNRISE, whole genome shotgun sequence contains these proteins:
- the LOC110918958 gene encoding cysteine-rich receptor-like protein kinase 10, with amino-acid sequence MVKSVASGMVLVFFVGNLWEKQNSIRYNCSNYRYDWCFVVIAAICHLFLLKKWFRPNTSIDLKDETDGNEIINEESLQIELGKIEEATNSFSIKNKVGEGGFGVVYKGILAYGQQIAVKRLSKGSKQGSLEFKNEVVLLAKLQHRNLVRLLGFCLHAEEKILIYEYVANHSLDFFLFGQANNVKLDWPTHYRIIGGIARGMLYLHEDSRLRIIHRDLKTSNILLDEELNPKISDFGIARIVCGSQNQALTNRIVGTFGYMSPEYAMHGHFSVKSDVYSFGVLVLEIISGKRNTHFFESGYTDLLCYAWSKLKSGEILEILDSSMVDIHSEIEVLRCISIALLCVQEDAELRPSMASVVPMLNSSLIALPVPQKPPFVSGKRVGSTTSSELPESDVWPTDASLITDVHPR